A DNA window from Dunckerocampus dactyliophorus isolate RoL2022-P2 chromosome 17, RoL_Ddac_1.1, whole genome shotgun sequence contains the following coding sequences:
- the pgam2 gene encoding phosphoglycerate mutase 2, translating into MAAVHRLVIVRHGESSWNQENRFCGWFDADLSEKGVEEAKRGAQAIKEAGMKFDICYTSVLKRAIKTLWTIMEGTDQMWLPVIRTWRLNERHYGGLTGLNKAETAAKHGEEQVKIWRRSFDIPPPPMDKDHPYHSIISESRRYKNLKAGELPTCESLKDTIARALPFWNDVIAPEIRAGKNVIIAAHGNSLRGIVKHLEGMSDAAIMELNLPTGIPIVYELDADLKPVKPMSFLGDEETVKKAMEAVAAQGKVKK; encoded by the exons ATGGCCGCTGTTCACCGTCTGGTTATTGTCCGCCATGGGGAGAGCTCCTGGAACCAGGAGAACCGCTTCTGCGGCTGGTTTGATGCGGACCTCAGCGAGAAGGGTGTGGAGGAAGCCAAGCGAGGAGCCCAGGCCATCAAAGAGGCTGGCATGAAGTTTGACATCTGCTACACCTCTGTGCTTAAACGTGCCATCAAGACCTTGTGGACCATCATGGAGGGTACGGACCAGATGTGGCTGCCCGTCATCCGTACTTGGCGCCTCAATGAGCGTCACTACGGTGGCCTCACTGGGCTCAACAAAGCCGAGACGGCCGCCAAGCACGGTGAGGAGCAAGTGAAGATTTGGCGTCGCTCCTTTGACATCCCACCCCCACCCATGGACAAGGACCACCCTTATCACTCCATCATCAGTGAG TCCAGACGCTACAAGAACCTGAAGGCTGGTGAGCTGCCTACGTGCGAGTCCCTGAAGGACACCATTGCCCGCGCCCTGCCTTTCTGGAACGACGTCATCGCTCCTGAAATCAGAGCCGGAAAGAACGTGATCATCGCAGCCCACGGCAACAGTCTCCGCGGCATCGTCAAGCACTTAGAAG GCATGTCTGATGCTGCCATCATGGAGCTGAACCTGCCCACTGGAATCCCCATTGTGTACGAGCTGGATGCAGACCTGAAGCCCGTGAAGCCAATGTCCTTCCTGGGGGATGAGGAGACGGTGAAGAAGGCCATGGAGGCCGTGGCTGCCCAGGGCAAAGTGAAGAA GTGA
- the nefmb gene encoding neurofilament medium chain b, translating to MDAIGSPFRRVMDGRTSSYGYSRSAVTPSSGFRSQTWSRASPGSSVTTSYKRSVNKPRMESMELSQSSLLSADSRNSNEKEQLQGLNDRFAVYIDKVHYLEQQNKQIEEEIQALRNQQVSRSQLGDLYDQELQELRATLEQIHRDKAQIQLDTDHLDDDIQRIRERLDEEARIREDTEAIIRVLKKDAGDSELLKSELEKKVQSLQDEIAFIRNNHEEEVSELLGHIQASQVTVERRDPQRADITEALREIRSELEGHSNQNLQQVENWFVCHYAKLNEAAEQNKDAIKSARDEISDYRRQLQTKTVELESVRGTRDSLERQLSDIEDRHNSDLASLQETIHQLDNELKSTKWEMARHLREYQDLLNVKMALDIEIAAYRKLLEGEETHFSTFSHRPAVSSSKISRVKSEAPRMKVQHKFVEEIIEETRVEDEKADMEDALAEIAQELSATLEGSGGEEEEEEEEEAGGEEEEEEGEVEEEEVIAATDAKVSSRAPAKEEKGEDEEGGDEEEEGEEGEEEEQEENEEDEGDEGSKGEEEAGDDEEEVEETILCTKTQESKALPEKASVEGEGEEEEEEEEGGEASGGEEEAEEEDKDEGKDKADKETKEGVDKGKKEESTIKAEEIIVAKVEVQKTEAAKPEAKKEETVKTEPVKPDSLKPESPKPSSPKSESPKPGSPKSESPKPSSPKSESPKPGSPKSESPKPSSPKSESPKAGSPKSESPKPGSPQSEAQKPVSPKTESPKAESPKSEPPKPGSPKEDSQKDSSPKAESPKSESPNAESPKPASPKAESPKSESPKPASPKAESPKNASPKAESPKSETPKPASLKEEAPKATSPKAASPKSESPKPASPKDDSPKASSPKAESPKSESPKPASPKEDLPKASSPKAESPKSESPKPASPKEDLPKASSPKAESPKSEPAKAESPKTETTKSDVPQPGEDKKSDSTDDKKTNDVAMNGDVDKNSPVEEEKKDEGSNVITNGVDESPIKDDGSQKVVITKTVETITTGEDGSQLVTKSVTVTETVKEVEEVLQEKMVSTVKTETHSTQSIKQVTEGD from the exons ATGGACGCCATAGGGAGCCCCTTTAGGAGAGTTATGGATGGTAGGACGAGCAGCTACGGCTACAGCCGCTCAGCTGTCACCCCCTCCAGCGGCTTCCGCTCCCAGACGTGGTCCCGGGCGAGTCCTGGCTCCAGCGTGACCACGTCTTACAAGAGGAGCGTGAACAAGCCCCGCATGGAGAGCATGGAGCTCAGCCAAAGTTCTCTCCTGAGTGCAGACAGCAGGAACTCCAACGAGAAGGAGCAACTCCAAGGGCTCAACGACCGCTTCGCTGTGTACATCGACAAAGTGCACTACCTGGAGCAACAGAACAAGCAGATCGAGGAGGAGATCCAGGCTCTGCGGAACCAGCAGGTGTCCCGCTCCCAGCTGGGCGACCTCTACGACCAGGAGCTGCAGGAGCTGCGCGCCACTCTGGAGCAGATTCACCGCGACAAGGCTCAGATTCAGCTGGACACCGACCACCTGGATGACGACATCCAGCGGATCAGGGAGCGCCTGGACGAGGAAGCCCGCATCCGGGAGGACACAGAGGCTATCATCCGCGTCCTCAAGAAGGACGCCGGCGATTCGGAGCTGCTCAAGTCTGAGCTGGAGAAGAAAGTGCAGTCCTTGCAGGACGAGATCGCCTTCATCCGCAACAACCACGAAGAGGAGGTGAGCGAGCTGCTGGGCCACATCCAAGCGTCTCAGGTGACCGTGGAGAGGAGGGACCCCCAACGGGCCGACATCACCGAGGCTCTGCGGGAGATCCGCAGCGAGCTGGAGGGCCACTCCAACCAGAACCTGCAGCAGGTGGAGAACTGGTTCGTGTGCCACTACGCCAAGCTCAACGAGGCGGCCGAGCAGAACAAGGACGCCATCAAGTCCGCCAGGGACGAGATCAGCGACTACCGGCGCCAGCTGCAGACCAAGACGGTGGAGCTGGAGTCGGTCCGCGGCACCAGAGACTCGCTGGAGAGGCAGCTGAGTGACATTGAGGACCGCCACAACAGCGACCTAGCCAGCCTGCAG GAGACAATCCACCAGCTGGACAATGAGCTCAAGAGCACCAAATGGGAGATGGCACGCCATTTGCGTGAGTACCAGGACTTGCTCAATGTCAAGATGGCCCTGGACATTGAGATCGCTGCATACAG GAAACTCCTGGAGGGCGAGGAGACCCACTTTAGCACTTTCTCCCATCGTCCGGCCGTGTCCTCCTCCAAGATCTCAAGGGTCAAGTCGGAAGCTCCCAGAATGAAAGTGCAACATAAGTTTGTGGAGGAGATCATTGAGGAGACCAGGGTGGAAGATGAAAAGGCCGACATGGAGGATGCCCTGGCCGAGATAGCGCAGGAGCTCTCGGCCACACTGGAAGGCAGCggtggagaagaagaagaggaggaggaagaagaggctggtggtgaggaggaagaggaggaaggtgaggtggaggaagaggaagttATAGCTGCAACTGATGCCAAAGTTAGTTCACGTGCACCCGCCAAGGAGGAAAAAGGGGAAGATGAGGAGGGTGgtgatgaggaagaagaggggGAGGAAGGTGAGGAGGAGGAACAGGAGGAAAATGAAGAAGATGAGGGCGACGAGGGGAGCAAAGGAGAGGAGGAGGCAGGTGACGatgaggaggaagtggaggaaaCCATCCTGTGCACAAAAACTCAGGAGTCCAAAGCCTTGCCTGAGAAAGCCAGCGTTGAAGGAgagggagaagaagaagaagaagaagaagaaggaggagaggCCAGTGGGGGAGAGGAGGAGGCCGAAGAGGAGGACAAGGATGAAGGAAAGGATAAAGCAGACAAGGAAACAAAGGAGGGTGTGGACAAAGGGAAAAAAGAAGAGTCTACGATAAAAGCTGAGGAAATTATTGTAGCCAAAGTTGAAGTTCAGAAAACAGAAGCTGCAAAGCCTGAAGCCAAAAAGGAAGAAACTGTCAAAACAGAACCAGTAAAACCAGATTCCCTCAAGCCTGAATCCCCAAAGCCGAGTTCCCCAAAGTCAGAATCTCCAAAGCCTGGTTCTCCAAAGTCGGAATCCCCGAAGCCTAGTTCCCCAAAGTCAGAATCCCCAAAGCCTGGTTCCCCAAAGTCGGAATCCCCAAAGCCTAGTTCACCAAAATCTGAATCACCAAAGGCTGGTTCCCCGAAATCTGAATCTCCAAAACCTGGTTCCCCACAGTCTGAAGCCCAAAAGCCCGTATCTCCCAAAACTGAATCTCCAAAAGCAGAATCCCCTAAATCGGAACCCCCCAAGCCTGGATCCCCCAAAGAAGACTCGCAAAAGGATAGCTCCCCAAAAGCAGAGTCCCCTAAATCAGAATCCCCAAATGCCGAATCTCCCAAGCCTGCGTCCCCAAAAGCTGAATCCCCTAAATCGGAATCTCCCAAGCCTGCATCCCCAAAAGCTGAATCCCCCAAGAATGCATCTCCAAAGGCCGAATCCCCTAAATCGGAAACACCCAAGCCCGCATCCCTCAAAGAAGAGGCACCAAAGGCTACCTCCCCTAAAGCAGCGTCACCTAAATCTGAATCTCCCAAGCCTGCCTCCCCCAAAGACGACTCACCAAAGGCCAGTTCCCCAAAAGCAGAGTCCCCCAAATCAGAATCTCCCAAGCCGGCCTCCCCCAAAGAAGACTTACCAAAGGCTAGCTCGCCAAAAGCAGAGTCCCCCAAATCAGAATCTCCCAAGCCGGCCTCCCCCAAAGAAGACTTACCAAAGGCTAGCTCGCCAAAAGCAGAGTCCCCCAAATCAGAACCGGCAAAAGCAGAATCTCCCAAGACAGAAACAACCAAATCTGATGTGCCACAACCTGGCGAAGACAAAAAGAGCGACTCGACAGACGATAAGAAGACAAACGACGTGGCTATGAATGGCGACGTAGACAAGAACAGCCCAGTGGAGGAAGAGAAGAAGGATGAGGGCAGCAACGTGATCACTAATGGTGTGGACGAAAGCCCCATCAAAGACGACGGCAGCCAAAAGGTGGTGATCACCAAAACCGTGGAGACCATCACCACAGGGGAGGACGGTTCGCAGCTGGTCACCAAGTCGGTCACGGTGACCGAGACGGTGAAGGAGGTGGAAGAGGTGCTGCAGGAGAAGATGGTCTCCACCGTCAAGACGGAGACACACTCCACCCAGTCCATCAAGCAGGTGACAGAGGGCGACTAA